AGAATACCTCCTGTCTCTTTCACTCGGTCCTCAATGGCATCAACTGCACCACAGAAATAGGTATAGGAACTGTCTCCGCAGCCGAAGACGCCGATTTTTTTTCCTTTGATGGGTGCATTCGTGAGACTGTCATAGAAGGGAATAAAATCGTCCTGGAGTTCAATTTCTTCCTCGCCCCATGTAGAGCAGCCGAGCAGGATAATGTCATAATTCTTCAGTTCATCCGCTTGGGTGTCTGTCACATTTTTACATGTGATTTTCAGCCCTTTAGAAACAAGCTGCTTTTCTATCATGGAAGAGAGGGTTTCTGTGTTACCTGTGGTGGAGCCGTAAACGATAAGAGCAGTGGTCATTAGCTTGTCCTTATTGGTGTATGGTTGTCGTATTTTTTTAGTCGAGACAAAAACTACCGAAAGAAGAGTTTTGTGTCAATAGTTTTTTTAGCTGCGGCTAAAAAAGAGCTTTATTTTTCTTCTGCTGCCTTTGAGAACCTGTTCCCAGCAATCAGCGGATTGGAAACGGAAGGACTTTCTTCCTCCTGCAGCGCTGTTTTTTCCAATGCTGCGGTTATGGCAGACCGGCTGGATGAATCCAGCATGCGCAGGCACTTGCCGTGTTTCCGGCAGATTTCCTTTACAAGCCCGCAGGCTCCGTGGCTGTTGCAGTTGACAGGGCATAAAATGATATCGGACCGTCTTACACGGGCTTCCAGTGTCTGCTTGCCCCCATGGATACAGCCGTCATGATACTCAAATTGCCCCCCTGTTGTTTCAACGGCATTTCTGTAAAGGGGCCGCATGCAAGGTCTCCCGCCAACGACGAGAACGCGTTTGTATCCGAGGTCGGGCACTTCAGCCTTGGGCGGGAAAGGGCGGAGTGCATGGGGCTTGGTCTGCTGAATGGGTGTTTCTGCTGGTTCTGAACCGGAAATCTGGGGGGCTTTGCGCCATTCTGCCCTTTCCGTTTCCAGTTTTTTGACCCGCTGGTTCAGTGCCTGGTTTTTATCCTGAAGGCGCTGAAGCCTTTCTGAAAGATTTTCCAGAGATTCCTTTGCTGTCTCTTCTCTTGGGCTTGAGGTGCTTGTGTTCGTTTCAAGACGCTGCCACTTTTCGAGTTCTGCCGTTTTTGCCATCAGGGTGTCGGTTTTTTCTTTCAGATTTTTTTGGATACGGCGGGAAAGTTCTTTTTCTTCCGCAAGGAGTTTTTCCAGTCGTACAATCATGCGTCTTGATTCCAGCAGGTCACGTTTTGCGGTGTGGCCGAGCATGTGCAGGGTTCCGAAGACTTCCGCCTGCAGAGACTGGGATATATTGGACCGGCAGGCAATGATATAAAGGGGAAGTTCCAGTTCACCGGTCTGAATTCCTGTTTCCCAAAGCTTTCGTATCGCAGATTCGGGGCTGTGCAGCCATTCGGTTGCGCTGGTGAGATATTTTTTCTTGAGAAAAGTGTCAATCCTGCGGGCTACCCGTGTTGGTGCGTCAATATTTTCCATCACTGCGGCATGAAGGGATGCGGGACAAATGCGGCGAACATTGAATCCGGCTTTTTTCAGAAGATGATGATGGTCATCAATGGAAAGGCATGTCCCAACCAGAGGGCATTTCATGGACTGGGGTATTTCCCAGAGGGAGGCAAAGTGCGCTCCTTTGGAGGTCCAGTTCTCTGCGGGGATGAAAGTTTCAAGGGCAGCGCGGGAAAAGTTGGGCGGCATCGGTGTCATGGGGACTCCTGTGAGAGTTTTTAGTGTATTTTACATGGGCAATAAAGTTTGTGTCAACTAAAAAAATAAATATCAATAAAAACATCGGGCGTAGATGTCCGTGACATCCGTTGTTTTATAGCTTACGGATTGGAGGATCGGGGGTAGTAAGACGTCAGGGTGTTTGTGCTATCTTATTTTTTCAAGGGGTTATGGTTGTTTCAATTGGTCGGGGACCCGGATAAAAGATGCTGATCCCGAAATCATCACCGGTGTTGAGGATTCCGTCGGCCCCATGGCAGATAAGCTGAAAGCCTCTCCCGTCCGGGGTTCTTATGTAGGAGAGCCCATTTCCCCATCGGTCTATGGGCATTTGCTTCTGCATGTTGTGGGGAAATTCTCTGGTAAGCCATGAACCCAGTTCTTCAGGAGGCGGGTAAAGACCTGTCTGGAGGTAGTGTTTTTCCAGTGCAAAGGCAATTTCCTGAATGTGGTTTCGCGTAAGAATTTCACGCAGGGTATTGGTTATGCCATGGACAAGGATGTCTGCAGGAGCTGTCCATACCTGAAATAGAAGGAGGATGCCAGCCAGATAAAAAAGAAACCGCAGGTGAGATTTTCTGAAAGGGGGAACGATCTTTCTCATTTCAATGGTATAGCAGCGGTTGTGGGATAATGCCAAGGGGAAATGCATCAGGCGGTTGGCTCAATGGAGAACTCTCGTACCATCATTGATGCATTTTTTAATAAAGAAACTTTCCTGGTTTTTTTCTGGCTGCGTCTGTCTCAACAATTATGCATAGAGGGGATTTCCATGGGAACTTTGCAGGACTCTGTGGTTAGTGGTCCATCACACGGAGGGTGGACGGGTAGAGCCGAACGCCCCGGAAAGGGGCGTTTTCGGTGGCAGGTCAGGAGCTGTGTGGCCCGTCAGAAAGGAACCACAAGTATTTTTTCCGCATCTTCAATTCTGAGGATAAGGTGATATCCTTTAATTTTTATGGTAAGATTTTCGCTTTCCTTTTCGATGTTCTCCACTTCCACCACGTTGCCAGGACCGGCTTCAATGTCATTCAGATGGCGGAGTGCGGAAGGCCGTCCTTCAAGGCTGGAGAGAACACCTTTCTCACCGATCTTAAGTCTTGAGAGAGGGATGAGATTTTTTTCGGAATCCTGAATAAAGTCCTTTTTTTCTTTTAACTCATTGACGCAGTTGGAAAGGCAGGTCTCACATCCACCGGCTTCCAGCCTTTCACAGTGGCGGCTGAAACCTTTGATCCAGTCTGCTCCTCCACGGGGACAAATATCCACAAACTCCACAAATTGAATCAGCCGGTCCAAAATATTGGGAGAAATGGCATGCTCCATTTTGCAGGCAGCATCTTCGGCTTCGTCTATGGGAATAAGCAGGATTTTTGTAAAAAAGTCTTTGAGAGCCTCATGCCTGCGCACAACGTCCCTGGCCAGCTCTGCACCTTTGGCGGTAAGGGTAATGAGATCGTAGGGTGCATAATTGATGTAGCCTTTTTCCGAAAGGGAACGAAGGGCACCGGTAACAGATGAGTTGTTGACATTCAAGCGCTGGGCAATATCTTTTGCGCGTGCCGCCTGTTTTTCCGCAACCACATGAAAGATGGTTTCAAGGTAATCTTCAAGACTTGCGCTTAACTTTTCAGATTCAGACATAATATATTCCTGGGCTTGGATTTCGACGCGGACGCTGTTGGCCCTGGTATCCTGGAGAATTCGGGTGACGTATGAAGTAGCCGTTGAGAAATTCCCTTTTTCAGGGTAAGTATCATCAACCATATCTACCATCTTCGGGTTTGGCTTTTTTGTCAAGCCTTAAAATGGTGAAAGGCGCAAGAAAATTTTAATGAGACGGGTGTTTTATCCTGCTTATGCGTTCTGCATGCGGATACTCCAGCTGGGTTCTCCTTCATAATCGGTGGTCTGTATTTCCGTGAAAATCATATTGCGGGCTTTTTCTTTAAGAGTCATCTGAGATTTTCCGCCTGTGATACGGGTGCCTGAGGAGATGTTGCCCTTTACTTTCAGTATGGGTTTGGGCCGGTTGGTCTTGCTCCATTGGAGCAGTGCTTTATATTCATTCCGGACTTCCTCTATCTCGCCAACCAGTAGTTCCGCATTCCGCTGTGCCTTGAGTATGGTGTCCAGGGTCTGGTCCTGCTGGGCAAAAAGCTGACTTGTCTGTGTTTCTGCCTCTTCAATGGCCTGTCGGATATGAAGGAGGTGCTGGGAAATGGACGCCGCCTTGTCCCCGGCATGGGGAAGGGCGGCGGACAGTTTCTGAATGAGGTTCTGGTTTTTGTCCACTATCTGTGCTTTTTCCGCAATATGACGGTGAAGGTCTTCCTGACGTTTTTTCTCTCCCTGTATGGTTTTCTGCGTTTTTT
Above is a genomic segment from Desulfobotulus pelophilus containing:
- a CDS encoding type II secretion system protein GspG — its product is MALSHNRCYTIEMRKIVPPFRKSHLRFLFYLAGILLLFQVWTAPADILVHGITNTLREILTRNHIQEIAFALEKHYLQTGLYPPPEELGSWLTREFPHNMQKQMPIDRWGNGLSYIRTPDGRGFQLICHGADGILNTGDDFGISIFYPGPRPIETTITP
- a CDS encoding flavodoxin; translation: MTTALIVYGSTTGNTETLSSMIEKQLVSKGLKITCKNVTDTQADELKNYDIILLGCSTWGEEEIELQDDFIPFYDSLTNAPIKGKKIGVFGCGDSSYTYFCGAVDAIEDRVKETGGILIADGLKVDGDPDDARKEVLSWADEIADAA
- a CDS encoding metal-dependent transcriptional regulator, with amino-acid sequence MSESEKLSASLEDYLETIFHVVAEKQAARAKDIAQRLNVNNSSVTGALRSLSEKGYINYAPYDLITLTAKGAELARDVVRRHEALKDFFTKILLIPIDEAEDAACKMEHAISPNILDRLIQFVEFVDICPRGGADWIKGFSRHCERLEAGGCETCLSNCVNELKEKKDFIQDSEKNLIPLSRLKIGEKGVLSSLEGRPSALRHLNDIEAGPGNVVEVENIEKESENLTIKIKGYHLILRIEDAEKILVVPF
- a CDS encoding DUF2325 domain-containing protein, producing the protein MTPMPPNFSRAALETFIPAENWTSKGAHFASLWEIPQSMKCPLVGTCLSIDDHHHLLKKAGFNVRRICPASLHAAVMENIDAPTRVARRIDTFLKKKYLTSATEWLHSPESAIRKLWETGIQTGELELPLYIIACRSNISQSLQAEVFGTLHMLGHTAKRDLLESRRMIVRLEKLLAEEKELSRRIQKNLKEKTDTLMAKTAELEKWQRLETNTSTSSPREETAKESLENLSERLQRLQDKNQALNQRVKKLETERAEWRKAPQISGSEPAETPIQQTKPHALRPFPPKAEVPDLGYKRVLVVGGRPCMRPLYRNAVETTGGQFEYHDGCIHGGKQTLEARVRRSDIILCPVNCNSHGACGLVKEICRKHGKCLRMLDSSSRSAITAALEKTALQEEESPSVSNPLIAGNRFSKAAEEK